In Ostrea edulis chromosome 6, xbOstEdul1.1, whole genome shotgun sequence, a single window of DNA contains:
- the LOC125683653 gene encoding echinoidin-like, whose translation MAAPPSSSLIAVLLASTCLLVPVLGDCRDGWTKFQESCYLFASDQASWPEAAAFCVTMNSNLVEIESATENAFIEGELKIIHGHDSHAQNQNEVSYWLGGNDLEVEGTFKWARSGESVTFTDWNPGQPDDFHSGEDCMELQGAMDYHWNDLPCTARHRFICESPVTDEGAISNVIG comes from the exons ATGGCAGCTCCACCTTCGTCATCATTAATTGCAGTATTGCTTGCTTCAACGTGTCTTCTAGTGCCAG TACTCGGTGATTGTCGAGATGGATGGACAAAATTTCAAGAAAGCTGCTATCTGTTTGCAAGTGACCAAGCAAGTTGGCCAGAAGCTGCG GCATTCTGTGTTACTATGAattcaaatttggttgaaatagAAAGCGCCACTGAGAATGCATTCATAGAAGGAGAGCTGAAGATTATTCACGGTCATG ATTCTCATGCTCAAAATCAGAACGAAGTTTCCTACTGGTTGGGAGGAAATGACCTAGAGGTGGAAGGAACTTTCAAGTGGGCCAGAAGCGGAGAATCTGTGACATTTACGGATTGGAATCCAGGGCAACCAGATGATTTTCATTCAGGAGAAGACTGCATGGAACTTCAGGGAGCCATGGACTATCATTGGAACGATTTACCATGTACTGCCAGGCATCGGTTTATATGTGAATCCCC